The genomic DNA TTTCAGCAGAGTTATGGCAGAACAGACTGATGAAGACAGAGTAGCATTCGTTGAACAACAGAAGAAGATAGCTAAGTTTACTGCTTACATCAAGGCGAATTCTATCGATAGAGTTGGAATATTAAAACCTACCCCACAAGAGCAGCTGGAAGAAACGCAAGAGATAGTTTGTACAGCTCCTAAGGAGGAAATACCGCAGATGACTTTGATAAGTGCAGCAGACAGAGTGGTTGAAGATATATAAATAAGATTAAAATGCCATTAGAATATGATTACAACAGGCAACAAAAAGCGGATTTTGGATGCTATAGTAGCCAACCGCAAGAATTATCCAAGTGATGCAAAGCACGCATCTGTATTAGGAATCTCTCCAAGCGTTTACAACGGCTTGAAGAAAGGACAAATTGAAAAAGCTTTAAGTGATGCAAATTGGGTGAGCATAGCTCGTCGCTTGGATGTTAGTCTTCGTGAGAGAATTGAGTGGAAAGGTGCACAGACGGAAACCTTCAAGTATATCAGTCTTCAGATGGAGGCTTGTCAAGAGCGCAGTCTGAGCGTAATATTGTGTGACCTTCCTAATATCGGCAAGACCTACACAGCAAGATGGTATGTCAACGAGCACCGCAATGCTATTTACGTAGATTGTTCTCAAGTAAAGACAAAACGTGCGCTGGTAAAGAAGATAGCACAAGAGTTTGGTGTCGGTATCAGTGGTAAATATCAAGAAACATACGAGGACCTTGTTTATTACCTACGCTCAATGGAACGTCCACTAATAGTACTTGACGAAGCTGGCGACTTGCAATATGATGCCTTTCTTGAATTGAAAGCCTTATGGAACGCAACGGAGATGTGCTGTGGTTGGTATATGATGGGTGCAGATGGCTTACGTTCCAAGATAAACAGAATGTTAGAGCATCAGAAAGTTGGTTATGCAGAGATATTCTCTCGCTATGGTGGAAAGTACAGCCGTGTTACTCCAGATCATGAAGAAGATCGTCGGCAGTTCCTACTTGAGCAGGCTCGTGCAGTAGCAAGTGTAAACGCTCCAAGTGGTACAGACATCGGCCAGATAGTTCGTAAGAGCGGAGGCGGTTTGCGACGAGTATATACAGAGATTGAGAAATTGAAGAAAGGTTCATAATGGTTAAGCGTGCATATAGTCCCAAAGAGATAGCTAAGAAGACCTACAAGACACTGCCCTGGAGTGGTAGATGGGCAGAAGCTTTTGGCTTGCCAGAGGAAAACTCAACATGGTTTATTAGTGGTGCCAGTGCTGCAGGCAAGAGTTCATTCGTTATGCAGCTGGCTCACGAGTTGACCCACTACGGACAAGTGCTATATATGAGTTATGAGGAAGGTGTCAGTCAGAGCTTCCAAGAACGTATCAAGCGTTTTAATATGGACAAGCGACAAGGCTGGTTTAGAGTAGTAACGACTGACACCGTAGAAGATCTTATAGCACGATTGAAGAAACGGCACAGTGCTAAGTTCATCATTGTAGACAGTTTCCAAGAAAGCGGTTGGGAATGGACTGAGACAAAAGCACTGCTTGAGGCTTTTCCAAGAAAGAGCTTTATCTTCATTAGTCAAGAAGCTAAAGGACAACCATTAGGTAAGCCAGCAATCAGGTTGCGCTACCATGCTGGAGTCAAAGTGAGAGTTGTAGGATTTAGAGCTTTTTGTCAAGGTCGATTCAACCCAGATGCTGGTAACAGCTTTGTCGTATGGGAAGAAGGAGTGCTTAGAACTTCCAACAAAATGTACTCAGATAAACAAATTGAGACAGAAGTAAATAATAATACACAAGAACAATGAGTAAGGAGAGACGAATTATTGAGATTACACCAGGGAAACTTAGCCCAGGTGGTCGAATGACAGAAGTCATAGAAAGCAAAGGCTTCAAATGTCCGTACTGTCAAGGTAATGGCTATCACTGGCAAGAGGACGAGTATCAAGAACCATACAAAAAAGATTGCCTAATCTGCCAAGGTAGTGGTAAACTTGATGCAGTGATTAATGTTGAGTGGAAGGCTTCAAAAGAGTAGTTATGGAAATGTTAAGATATAAGTCTGTATGTCCGAATGATAAACCAATGTGGTTATTAAAGCTACAGATGGCAATCAGTAATACTTACTCTCTGCGAGGAATAGAAGATACTGAAGACGAGTGGAAACAGTTGAAAGACTTTGTAGACTGGTTTATATCTAAGTTGTATGTTCGCAAAGACATAGCAGTGAAAAGCGATATAAGTACCTACCTTATGAGAGAAGATGGTCAGACCCAACTGCTTATCAAGCGAAACGGAAAATTAATTCAAACATATTACATTCAAAACTAAAAGATTATGGCAACATTTTTAGATAAACTCAAGAAGAGATTGCAAACATGGCATGAGGAACGTGCCGACAGAATGGAGAACAAACGACAAGCACTGCTTGCAGTATACGATCTGAACGAGACCCTTCCAGAGGTGGTATCTCACGCAAGGCAAAATTACAAAGATTGGAAGGAGGAAAAGCTATGGGAAAAGTAAATATTGGACCACGATATTATCGTGTTACTGTCATAATTAGACCAGAAGGATTTAATAATATATTATTGGATGGACTTTTTGTTTATGAAAAAGAAGCATATACTCTTTCGGAAATCAAAAAGAAGTGTTGGGAGTTTCTCAAACCTCAGATAAACTTCGAAAAATACAATATTAATCCAGATCAGGTAAAAAAGGATATTAAACTCATGTCTATACCAGTTGATTTCTTACTCAATGCGGATCAGAAATAGAAATTATGAAAAAAGGATTTAATTACACACGTTTTTACACCCTGCTAAAGAAGATGCCGGGTGCTGACAAAGAAACACTTGTGTCAAGCTTCACAAATGGACGAACAACAAGCCTGCGTGAGATGAGTGCGAAAGAGTATGAGACGATGTGCGTATCATTGGAGGAACAGATAGGCTGGAAGTCAGAACTGAAGAAGAAACGCAGTTTGTGCCTTAAGCTGATGCAGCAGCTTGGAGTTGACACTTCTGACTGGGCAAGAGTAGATAATTTCTGTCAGCATCCACGACTTGCAGGTAAGCCCTTTAGAAAGATAAGCGTAGAAGAACTACAAGATCTTGCCGTAAAGCTGCGAACAATCAAGCAAAAAGGTGGATTGAAACAATCTACTTCGCAAGAGAAACGAAGAACATCATCTACAATTGTCTATATCCCAATAGGCAATATAGCAGAAAATTAAGTATAACGTAAAAGAATTTAATTATGAGAACAAAAACAGGTGATTGGTACGAAGTCAAGATGCGCTATGACAAAGTGTATGAGGATGGACGTGAAAGGAAAGTGACCGAGAGTTATGTGGTCGAAGCTCTTTCATTCGGAGAGGCAGAGAAAGCTGCTATGGAATTCTTGGGTAGCTATGTGTCTGGGGATATTCAAATAGTAAACATCAATCCCATGAAATTTAAGGAAGTAGTCTTCAATGAAGAAGAGTCATGCGACCGATATTACAAGGCTACACTTCAGTTTATCACCCTTGACGAGAGAACAGAGAAAGAAAAATATACACAGGTTTACTATCTGGTACAGGCATCTTCTTTTGATAACTGTAAGGAGACTATCCGAAGTTTTATGGGTTCAACTATGATGGACTACCAGATAGTTTCAGTATCAGAAACTAAAATTATTGATGTGATAGAGCACAAGTTATAAACCAAAAACAAAAAACAATGGCAACAAGAAAGAAGAAAGTAATTATCACAGGCGTGAGTAGAGAAGCTGCAGACGAGGCTTTTGCAAATTATGCTAAGTCCGATGCACAAGTTCAGAAGATT from Prevotella melaninogenica includes the following:
- a CDS encoding bifunctional adenosylcobinamide kinase/adenosylcobinamide-phosphate guanylyltransferase, coding for MVKRAYSPKEIAKKTYKTLPWSGRWAEAFGLPEENSTWFISGASAAGKSSFVMQLAHELTHYGQVLYMSYEEGVSQSFQERIKRFNMDKRQGWFRVVTTDTVEDLIARLKKRHSAKFIIVDSFQESGWEWTETKALLEAFPRKSFIFISQEAKGQPLGKPAIRLRYHAGVKVRVVGFRAFCQGRFNPDAGNSFVVWEEGVLRTSNKMYSDKQIETEVNNNTQEQ
- a CDS encoding DUF4494 domain-containing protein; amino-acid sequence: MRTKTGDWYEVKMRYDKVYEDGRERKVTESYVVEALSFGEAEKAAMEFLGSYVSGDIQIVNINPMKFKEVVFNEEESCDRYYKATLQFITLDERTEKEKYTQVYYLVQASSFDNCKETIRSFMGSTMMDYQIVSVSETKIIDVIEHKL
- a CDS encoding AAA family ATPase, giving the protein MITTGNKKRILDAIVANRKNYPSDAKHASVLGISPSVYNGLKKGQIEKALSDANWVSIARRLDVSLRERIEWKGAQTETFKYISLQMEACQERSLSVILCDLPNIGKTYTARWYVNEHRNAIYVDCSQVKTKRALVKKIAQEFGVGISGKYQETYEDLVYYLRSMERPLIVLDEAGDLQYDAFLELKALWNATEMCCGWYMMGADGLRSKINRMLEHQKVGYAEIFSRYGGKYSRVTPDHEEDRRQFLLEQARAVASVNAPSGTDIGQIVRKSGGGLRRVYTEIEKLKKGS